ctgtctttcactcacacagacacgcacaccaccaccatcaactttgctaaactgctaatgaaaaacattgatcaggcagctgtgattgagcagcaatgtagATCCTGTGGCGGACCACCAgatggctccactcacacccaagttGAAGGGAAGAGCTGGGTGGAGATTTTGGCGCTTACTGTATCTTAAGTTCTGAGAGACAGTGTGGGAATAAAACAGTTGGAGTGAGACACACGGACCTCTCGTGTCGTTATTtcttacctccacattggtgaccccgGTAGCGAACATGCTAAGGCTCGACGACGAAGCCAGCTCCGGCCTGGAAGCATCGGCTGCCGCCGGATTTGCACCTCCGCCCGATGGCTGCGTTTGCTGTGGCGCTTAAATTGCCGGATTTTTGGCTTCACGATCCCCTTCATGGTTCGTGCACGTAGAGAAGCTCAGTTTGCTCTTCGTGGAGTTTCAGCCGACGATACTAAATACCACCATGTGGTGGCTTCTCTTGACCCGCTGTCAACCCGCCGCGTGATGACTCTCCTCCGGGACCCTCCAGCCCAAGGCAAGTACACCGCTCTCAAGCGCTGCTGCTGCGGCGTTACTCCCTCTCTGATGCTGAGCGAGCCGAGAAACTCCTTTCCCTCGCGGGCCTGGGCGACGGCACCGCCTCGAGCTCATGGAAAGCATGCTGTCCTTGCTGGGCGCGGATGATGGAGGATTTTCTTCACCCACCTCTTTCTCCGACAGTTGCCGGCTCCAGTGCGCGCTGGCCTTGCCAACTCCCCGCTATTGGCCACGGCGGATTACCGCTCTCTGGCGGAAGAGGCAGATCGCATCCTCCTTGCTACCAGGAGTTTCGGCGCCCAGGCGGTTGTTCAGGACTCACCAGCGTTTTCCCCTGCCTCCTCACCGATGCTCCAGGGACCCTCCGACTCGCCCACGGTGGCCGGAATCGCCAGGCGGGCAGCGCCGTGGAAAAAGGGCTTTGCTTTTATCACCAGCGTTTTGGAGCGAAGGCCCGGCGCTGTCTCCGCCTTGCAGTTTCCAAACCCAGGGAAACGGGCATGTCAGCGCCGGTAGCAGCCGCGACCGCTGGCAGCAAGGAAAGGCTGCTTTTCTTAGAGGACTCACGCCGGGGGCGTTTCCTGGTGGACTCCGGCTCACAGAAGAGCCTTCTTCCCCGGCTGGCTCGGACAGGCTAGCTGAGGGCTGCGGCCATTGCTAACAGCGgctaatggctctcccatcAAAACCTTCGGTGAAAGGTTGGTGACTGTTTGCTTTCATGACCGTGACTTTCAgtggaactttgttgttgctgctagCTCTGTGCCTATAATAGGCGCTGATTTTCTCTGTGCTCACGGACTGCTGGTTGATGTTGCTAACAGACGCTTAATTGATGCTGTGTCATTTTCCTCATTACCCTGTTTTACTCGGGTGCTCAGCCCGTGGTGCATGCTAACTCAGTGGATTCGGGTGACGTTTTTCAATGTTTGCTTTCTGAGTTTCCCTCACTCACTGTCCCCACTTTCTCGAGCACTGTGACGAAGCATGGGGTGGAGCATTACATAACTACAGTAGGGCCCCCGGTTTTCGCGCACGCGTCGCCTCGACCCTGCTAAACTGGCTGTCGCCGGGAAGAATTTGCCACCATGGAGCGCCTGGGCATCGTGCAGCGCTCGAATAGTGCCTGGGCTTCTCCGTTACACATGGTGCCTAAATCTGATGGTCGGTGGCGACCTTGTGGGATTTCCGCCGCCTAATAACGCCACAGAGAACGACCGCTATCCCATTCCCCACATCCAAGATTTTTCCGCCCATCTTGCGGGACCTCGGTTTTTCAAGATCGATTTGGTACGAGGATATCATCAGGTTCCCGTGCGTGCGGAGGACGTCCCAAAACCGCCGTTATTACACCTTTCGCCTTTTCGAGTTCCTGCGCATGCCGCTTTGGCCTGAAAGGTGCCGCCCAAACCTTCCAGCGGTTGATGGACTCTGTCTTGCGCAGGCTGCCCTTTGTTTTTGTATATCTTGATGATATCCTGGTGGCCAGCAGCTCGAAGGAGCAGCACCTGTTCCATCTGCATCAGGTTTTCAGCGTTTGACGGAGCATGGACTGATTATTAATCCGTCTAAATGCCAGTTTGGGTTGCCCGTTCTCGATTTTCTTGGGCACCGCATTTCGCTGAGGGCGCGGTTCCGCTGCCTGACAAAGTCCGAGCTGTTTCAGAATTTCCACGTCCTGCAAACGTTAAAGCACTGCAGGAATTTTTGGGATGGTGAATTTTTACAATCGCTTTTCTCCCAGGGCGGCACATCTGCTGAAGCCCCTTTACGGGCGCAAAAGGTAAGAAGGCTAATGACGCCGTCGACTGGTGTCCAGAAAGCATCCAAGCGCTTTCTGATGCTAAGTCAGCGTTAGCTAATGCTGCCCTTCTGGCCCACCCGTCCCCTCAGCGCCGATTGCGTTGACCACCGATGCGTCCGGACATAGCGGTGGGTGCGGTGCTGGAACAGCGACTCGGTGTGTGGGCAACCGCTGCGCTTTTTTCAGCCGTGACGCTGCGTGACAGCGAACGCAATTACAGCGTTTTTGACAGGGAGCTACTCGCGCTCCACCTGGCGACTCGCCATTTCCGCTTTTTTTCTCGAGGGTCGCCACTTTACCGCATACGTGGACCACAAACCCTTGACGCGTTTGCCATGTCCAAGGTTTCTGATCCATGGAGTGCACGCCAGCAGCGCCAGTTGGCAGCCATTTCTGAGTTCACAACAGACATTCGCACGTGGCTGGTAAATCCAATCATGTGGCTGACTGTTTGTCCCGCGCGCTGGTTTCTCCTGTCTTTCTCGGCATAGACTACTCCGCCATGGCTGCCGATCAGAGCGGTGACCCGGACATCCTCGAGCTTAAATCCACCCAGACGGGCCTCATACTGGAGGACAGGCCCATGCAGGACGGTGGTCCTTTCCTGGTCTGTGACGTTTCCACCGCCGCCCTCGCCCAGTGGTTCCCGCTTCCTGGCGCCGCCGGGTTTTTGACTCGGTAcatgctctctctctcatccGGGGTCCGGGCCTCTGTTAAACTGGTCAGCTCTAAATTTGTTTGGCCAGGCCTTCGCAAATCAGTTAAGGAATGGGCGTCAGCGTGCATTCCCTGCCAGCGTCATGAAGGTTCATAAACACATCAAGGCGCCTCTGGAGCAGTTCTTTATACCGCAAACGTTTCGATCATGTGCATGTCGATCTGGTGGGTCCTCTGCCGCCGTCACAAGGTTTTACGCACCTTTGACAGTTGTTGACCGGACCACCAGGTGGCCGGAGGCAGTCCCCTGGCATCCACTACTGCAGCAGTGGTGGCCAGGGCATTTTTGTCAACCTGGGTCTCGCGTTTCGGCCGCCCGCGGACATTACGTCAGACAGAGGCCCCCAGTTCATTTCCGAGCTTTGGTCGGCCATGGCTGATGGACTGGGGCTAAAGTCCACCGCACAACCGCATACAACCCGCAAGCTAATGGGATGTGTGAACGGTTCCACCGGTCGCTAAGGCTGCTTTTCGTGCCTCCTTACAAGATGGCAATTGGGTTGACCGCCTCCCGTGGGTTTTGCTTGGGCTGCGCTGTGCGGTTAAGGAGGATCTCGGCGCTTCCCAGCTGAGCTCGTGTTTGGTCAGCCCCTCCGCGTGCCTGGAGAATTCTTGCCTGAGAACCCTCCCCTGCTTCGATCCATCAGTGCTATCGCCAACCCACTTTGGCACTCGCTTGGGTTCCTGGTCCTGTGCACCATTGCGTGCCTGACACTTTTGTTCCAAAGACTTTAGAGACtgctaagtttgtttttgtcaggcaCGATGCCCACAAGACACCGCTGCGTGTCGCTGTATGACGGCCCATTCAGGGTTATCGAACCGGGccagaaacattttgttttggattttggggGTCGAagggagactgtgtgtgttgacagacttaagccTGCACATGTTCTTCGGACAGTAATGTAGTGCCGGCCCAGGCCCCTCGCCGTGGCCGCCTCCTTCAATGGGGTTGACAGACTCTGGTTTCCCCAGGACTACCCCCGACCACCAACGCTTGAGCCTCCTTCTGCCTTTCCTGCTCGCCTTCACCAGCCTCGCTCACAGGATGGACCTtcctctgcctgttctctccCTCCCAGGTTCAGTCGTGCGGGTCGCTTGCTTAGGCCCAGGGTCCTGGACTGAATAGAGACCTAACTGTGTGTTCAAGGGGGTATGTGTGGCGGACCACCAGATGGCTCCACCTCACACCCAAGTTGAAGGGAAGAGCTGGGTGGAGATTTTGGCGCTTACTGTATCTTAAGTTCTGAGAGACAGTGTGGGAATAAAACAGTTGGAGTGAGACACACGGACCTCTCGTGTCGTTATTTCTTACCTCCACAATCCAACTATTtacacggttgttgtggtcgtgataattttgtgaggccacattgaaaagcctcggatgagctttccaaagttctacaagttgtgcctccatcgtttgtgtccagatcacacgctgcacagcCGTGCTGCTCGTCTTTTTCACTGGACGCCACGTGTTTGTGCGTCGCCGCGCCGCGCGTGACACCCTCAcgagcgattgatgatcgggagctggtcgtgaggtgttaatcgcttcgttaccccacgtatactacacgatgcacgatgaaggccaaaaTCAGGCCGATCACCAAATCGGTTgcacgactcaaaaatcggctcaaaatgggccaaaaatcgcacagtgtgagcccaGCATTAGACCAGCAATGTTTGTTCccctcagagaaagaaaaaaaaaaggctgcaaaagtaCTGGGAGGaatgggaaaaggaaaacacctgGCTGGAAAAGTGCACGATAACACCTATAAAGCGCACTGCACTGTGTGCGGCGCACTTTTTTTCCATAGGCATGCTTCTAATGGTGGGCACATGAAGAACATGAGGGGCGTGAAAGCTCGGGGAACCCTTAACCAATTTTTTGTCCACCAGGCCACGGCAGAAGCAGATATGGTCTGTAAACACTGGttagtttttttaaaccctctggTTAAGGTTAATATGGGCATGTGCAGTGAATATCAGCGCTATGTGGCCAGAAGTGCGATAATAtcatttattttgtgtaataaaCAACTGCAAGGATAGATGATTACAACAAATAGATGACTAATACATAAAAGTAATACATAGATGAATAATGATGATGAGTTATGATGCGTAACCATGGGAACAAGCGGGTTTACAAACAGAAGCAGCTGATTAGCATTAGAAAAGCTGTAATAATACCTCAACTGAAGCCAATTGTACTAAATGCACTATAtgtgcactgttacaagaatgtttttcattctattgttttctgttaatttatataattttaagttaagcaggacagagttcttttaaagaaacatttacttATATTCTCAAAAGTTAAGCATGacaggcttctgtttaagaaagagacctgttttattgtgttaatgttgtcattttgagctaaaaataaatggctaaatgatcaTTTGTTTCCCATATGGTCATATCACAAAGAATATGCATTTACTTAAATCAAATTCAAGTCAAATGgtcaaaaaaaataatttcacacacaaaaaaggctaCAAAATTCACCACACTGGGAAGGGTGAAGACTGGGTTGCCCGGCCCTGGCCACGAGGTgtcccttatttatttttcagggagttggcaacactAAGCCGCTGCAATGCTTTGTaccaaaacaggcgcagcttgatgacatcatcaacatgcgctatcgcggtagagcggtatagtcaaaatctctattGTTGGACAAATTTATATCGTTTCTATCGTATATCATTTATATCGCCCACCCCTAATGGAACGCCATAGCGAAGTGGCCAGCATAGTACACAGAAACATCTGGAAGCCCCGAGGTCAACATGggaggtggtggagaatgaccgagctaagatcctgtgggacttccagatacagacggacaaacaggtggtggctaaccaaccggacgtAGTGGTGGTagagaaacagaagaagacggccgtagtgatcgatgtagcggttcccagGTGTGATGTGACGTAGCCGAGCGTTTCTGAGCTGTGGTTCTGGAACCTCGTTCACACGGTGGCGTTCCTGGCACAAACTTTTTCACATGCGGCCTCTGGAAGCTTCTCCTCCGGGCGGTCTTTCTCTTCCCTGTGTGCGGTCAGATCCAGGCGCAGCTCCCACAGGGCTGACAGATACTCGTCGTTGTTGGCGTCTATTTCCAGAGCGCGCTCATAATTTCTCACGGCCCTGCTCCGATTGCCCTCAGCTCTGGCCACTGCTCCCAGGATGCCATAGGCCGCGGCGTCTCTGGGATACTTTCTGAGGCGTCCCTCTGCTATCGTCGTCAGTTTCTGCAAAAGAATATCTGaaggttacttcctgtttactAAGATCAGGTTGAGTTTGCATTAGTTTTGCATAAAGCAGAGTGAGAAGCTGGCCGACCTTCACACAGTGCTTCCAATGTGATGTGTTGATGCAGAACTCCAAAGCCTGTTGGATGCAGCACAGGACACGTTAGCAGACGGTTAACTGTCCACAGCTCGACTTTCCAAATGTCCGTCTGCCTCAGAGGCCTGTTCGCTAATACTGGATGCACCTGGCGTATGCACCTGGCATGCACACCTGCAGTCTGAATGCAGTTTTGGACGATCCGTACCTTTTTGTAATAGGTGAGTCCGAGGTCTTTCTGATTGTTTTGATAGTAGCAGAACTCTGCATAATACCGGTAGATGTACTGACGGATGCCTGGAGGTTCATCCTCTAACGTCTGCAGCACATCATCAAACATCTGCTGAGCTCTGAAGCAATAAACACAAAACTTAGACACAAAAAGAATCAATACATCAAATGTTTTTGGAATCAACAGTCCATCTGATGACTGATGACTGAAACATCAATACAGTCGAGTAAAACTGTGTCCAATCTGACATAATGTTGGTGTGACCACAGGGGTCAAAGTTTCCTTCGCGCACTTGTTTCCAGCTTTGGTAATATGATTCAacgcttttttgttttattccacAAGTGATTTGGTCCAACCGTTCTTCTACCTGTGTCATTACTACcagcttttttaaataaacataaaaccaaCACTGAGAATATTTCATTGGAAACAAACTGACAGGTAAACAGACCTCCTTCTTTCAAAGTTCTGTGCGTACTGCAGAGCCAGCAGAGCTTTCGCAGCATTGAAACCCTTCTTGAGCCTGACTGATTCCTCCAGATGCTGAATACAAAGACGTGTCCAATGCTGCACCTCTATTGGATAAAAACAGGTGTTACTGACTGAAATATTAAACACCCCCTTGTGTCCAGTCTTTGAGTGATGACGTATGAACCCTGCTCCGGTCCAAACTCCTCTGTgtttaaggctgttgtgtttttaacatgttttaatattttgtatcttgttctatttaatctgaacaagcacCTAAAatcagtcagtgatcactgtcggtcTCGCtctgtttttattaccactgttcattttaaagctcagtttttaaacccttcCGATGTacctacagcccagcccatgcagcagtatattaatgactaacctcgtattgtggatggattatctcagttgttctcctgactgaagtttggtccgtttacagcatcctgccatgcgattgcatttgtccctaaccatcgggaaccctcacgttaacttttatcgagtggaaaaaaggttagcattcatcctccagcttcactgtgtttatgctatgctaacatagctgtgtagctagcgatcacgtagcacatcattatataccagctagcccaacttcagtaaccctacaaacgtcactgctgtttagttttctgtcttcatttatgttggaagtgatagcagagctgtacgtttgaattttccTTAAGTCTCTCAGGTGGAAACTAGTGTGGGAAATATATTAGGTGGTAGTGCTTTAATTAGTGACATATTAATCCAGAAGCTAATGGACGTGCACAGCATAAAGCCTTAGAAGTATTTCGCTTGTAACTGCATATGTGCCTGCACAGCGACGGTTATAACAGGATGTACTCAGGATGTGCTATATACGATCATGGGCCCCCTAACGAgaacaacaggaagcagctgagGTGAAAGGCAGTTGAGACACCTTTCTCAGTGTTATAGAAGATTACCAAAAAAGGAGTTGCACTTAACTGTTACTAACCGTAATTGATGCATGTTATGTTATCTGCTTACGCATGAGGGGGTGTGAACAGCgacatataaaactgtatatcGAAGTGCTTCCTTTTTGAGATCGACACAGAAGGTGGTATTGTGTAAATCTCCCATACATGTATGcttaataaataattgttgattgaCTGGACCTGCTCTGAGTCTTGGTTGTTTGTTCTCAGCACAACATCAAAGAATTCGGGacactagcgagctaacttcctgctaacttctaactttgTTAAACTTAAATCCtgtttttcatggatgcctggatgttaaacttaattgttacacctggtaaagcagcagcacattttattaaagatgaaagaatttagacagtttgtaactcttaGTGAAGCCACAGTGTCCTGAAGCATAGTTTGGGCCCAGAAACAGCTAAtgatgtcagacttaaagactggATTAAACCTGAAAATGTAGTCACATCTTGAttgcttattttgtgacctgcTGTGGTGTGCAGACGCAGAATAATAAAGATGGTATCTCTGTCCAAATACTTACCCGACTGGAAGGAGTTTGAACTTTATACCAGGTCCTACCATCCTGATGATAGTATAAACAGAGTACAGTGCAGTACCTGACACTGGTCGATCTCTTCTCCCAAGCAgcttattcttcttcttctcataaCACAGAGCAAGCTGGTGATGAATGAAAGATGACTGGCTTTTCTTCTCCAGCATACTCTTAAGCAGATCGATAGACTCATCCAGCTGATCCTAGAACAGGGACGAGTCACGGTAACGTTGGAGAGACGAGACGTTAGAAGCATAAAACCAATATTTTATCTCAAGTTCCTTGATTCACCATCAAGACCAGTATGTTTTTCCTATAAGCTACAGATGTTTTACCTGGTTGCGGAGATATTTTGCTACGTAGCGGGTGACTTGAGTGTTGTCCTGTCCGACTTCCAGGGCCTTCTTCACCAAACctttagcctctgtgtgtttgttctcgTCGTGGACCAGCTTCAGAGCCAGCAGGGACATCAAAACGCCATCATCTGGATTTTTTTCCAGGGCTCGACGAAGCTGTTTAGTGGCCGGTGATTCCTCGGGATACCAATCACTAACATTCTGAAGATAAGAGCTCCGAAAGTTTGCTGGATGTAATTTATTTAATGGGTGTAACCTCTCAAAGAATTGACAACAACACGACTACAAAGTTAATAACTACAATGGTTAATACAGGAGAATCCTATGGACTGTCTGCTTCAGCAGGATAACTGCTTATATGCTAAACCGAAAGGCTGATTGGCTGATAGATTGTACCTGTTCTGTGCGATAGAGGACGATAGCATAGCCAGTGTTCCACTCCCGGTCATCAGGCTGCAGCTCCAAAGCTTTGCAGAAATATTCTTCAGCTTTGGTATAGTAAGAACTGGAGAACTTAAGAAAGGTCCAGCCCTTCTCCCCGTACACTTCTGGATGgaggtcagtggaagaatcagGCGGATGCTTCACCTGCAGAGTCACAGTGTATTTAACAGAAATAGACTTGATTGCAGCAAATTCTTTGACAGTGTCTGAACATTTATCAACTTTTCAGCCGAGAAGCAACAAATGCACAAACTAGTTTAGTTTGGCTCATTCGTTATATGCAGTTTATGTTTCAAATGTTATAGCTGtcactagagctgggcgatataagattttttcatatcacgatatgttttttcatttcaggcgataacgatatatatcacgatataagccaaataactatatttgtaagatttaaatgtgccgttgctcacaagtaaaatgtgaaataatcagcagcttgttttgatttaaatatttatttcccataataagttcaacagggtagatgtacttaaggaacatgagacttcagtttcagataaataaaggcaaat
The Oreochromis aureus strain Israel breed Guangdong linkage group 8, ZZ_aureus, whole genome shotgun sequence DNA segment above includes these coding regions:
- the LOC116324406 gene encoding interferon-induced protein with tetratricopeptide repeats 5-like, whose product is MSDPGKDLHRRLQQLQSRFTWDLNKEDLELDDLSKQLQHDIDLQLGQRGALAHSYRFLSYVRYLQGKPEEALSLLTESEEKTRECYGGESELRLIVTYGDLAWLKYHTKDYVQSQTYCQRVEDILVKHPPDSSTDLHPEVYGEKGWTFLKFSSSYYTKAEEYFCKALELQPDDREWNTGYAIVLYRTEQNVSDWYPEESPATKQLRRALEKNPDDGVLMSLLALKLVHDENKHTEAKGLVKKALEVGQDNTQVTRYVAKYLRNQDQLDESIDLLKSMLEKKSQSSFIHHQLALCYEKKKNKLLGRRDRPVSEVQHWTRLCIQHLEESVRLKKGFNAAKALLALQYAQNFERRRAQQMFDDVLQTLEDEPPGIRQYIYRYYAEFCYYQNNQKDLGLTYYKKALEFCINTSHWKHCVKKLTTIAEGRLRKYPRDAAAYGILGAVARAEGNRSRAVRNYERALEIDANNDEYLSALWELRLDLTAHREEKDRPEEKLPEAACEKVCARNATV